Proteins found in one Ascaphus truei isolate aAscTru1 unplaced genomic scaffold, aAscTru1.hap1 HAP1_SCAFFOLD_289, whole genome shotgun sequence genomic segment:
- the LOC142483039 gene encoding uncharacterized protein LOC142483039 produces the protein MSFQVSTMQLLAEAHNHEEGWFQKQMCALVLKAGSDQGSLGSRGNARGQGGSHATCAEAWPSSSDEGGPSYGAREALVVQKGKSGTAGTRSTSLRGAGTSSTARKRSGPRVELAVRGLEDKGLGAGPDRRFKTPPGTGASKGKRKRVACLGNKGVTLPGIVSSPGPQVLELGLAGDAEARMISAVVKGVQLALLPMTTLLSTKQAVEACKSSERQGGSDSVLDGGSNRGTVGGELAQVSLGGESTAGCTLSTVPKVIQDALASATALPVQVAGQGADLTTVVSLLGEHPVVNSGAGQGTGLGRPLAGSKRLPDAAYGDSCTTISRSLGVHLSKEVKEKIWAGDYVEILSLLPGYNEAVAKSGKKKGEAKKEDVEKRLFPRKFSNWSQAFGILAGVAGEKDPHLCSALFKYQDTIRKAFQKHGGSSFRGSNSLKGVWREHFQVRTSGRGRAGGKQSGVCWRYNESRCNFENCM, from the exons ATGTCCTTTCAGGTCAGCACAATGCAGCTTTTGGCGGAGGCGCACAACCATGAGGAAGGATGGTTTCAGAAGCAGATGTGTGCACTAGTGCTGAAAGCTGGAAGTGATCAAGGAAGTTTGGGCAGTCGTGGAAACGCGAGAGGACAGGGTGGTTCCCATGCTACCTGCGCTGAGGCGTGGCCATCATCAAGTGATGAAGGGGGTCCTAGTTACGGAGCACGGGAAGCGTTGGTGGTGCAGAAGG GTAAATCTGGAACGGCCGGGACGCGGTCGACCTCGCTTCGTGGCGCTGGTACGTCGTCCACGGCTCGCAAGCGGTCCGGGCCTCGGGTTGAGCTTGCTGTCAGAGGCTTAGAGGACAAGGGTCTTGGGgcaggtcccgacaggcggttcaaAACACCGCCGGGGACTGGGGCATCGAAGGGTAAGCGAAAAAGAGTTGCTTGTTTGGGAAATAAGGGCGTTACCTTGCCGGGCATTGTTAGCTCCCCTGGGCCACAGGTGTTGGAGTTGGGGTTAGCGGGCGATGCCGAGGCAAGAATGATTAGTGCGGTGGTTAAGGGCGTTCAGTTAGCTTTATTGCCGATGACAACGTTATTATCCACTAAGCAAGCAGTGGAGGCATGCAAGTCAAGTGAGCGGCAGGGGGGGTCAGATTCAGTGCTTGATGGGGGGAGCAACCGTGGAACAGTGGGTGGAGAGTTGGCTCAGGTGTCTTTGGGTGGGGAGAGTACAGCAGGTTGTACCCTTAGCACAGTGCCGAAAGTTATTCAAGATGCGTTGGCATCGGCCACAGCATTGCCGGTGCAGGTGGCGGGACAAGGAGCTGATTTAACGACAGTTGTTAGTTTGTTAGGTGAGCATCCGGTGGTGAATTCAGGTGCTGGGCAGGGGACAGGGCTCGGAAGGCCATTGGCAGGTTCAAAAAGGCTGCCGGATGCGGCCTATGGGGACTCATGTACGACCATATCACGTTCCTTAGGCGTGCATTTGTCAAAGGAAGTAAAGGAAAAGATTTGGGCGGGTGATTACGTTGAGATTTTGTCATTGCTTCCGGGTTACAATGAAGCGGTAGCTAAATccggaaaaaaaaagggggaggctaAAAAGGAGGATGTGGAAAAGCGTCTTTTTCCTCGCAAGTTCAGTAATTGGTCGCAGGCATTTGGGATTTTGGCGGGCGTTGCGGGGGAAAAGGATCCGCATTTATGCTCGGCGCTTTTTAAGTATCAGGATACGATTAGAAAAGCGTTTCAGAAACACGGGGGGTCGTCCTTTCGTGGGTCAAATAGCCTCAAAGGGGTCTGGCGGGAGCATTTTCAGGTGCGCACATCAGGGAGAGGGCGTGCAGGTGGGAAGCAGTCGGGGGTATGTTGGCGTTACAACGAGTCAAGATGCAATTTTGAGAATTGTATGTAG